The DNA segment AGTGTCCTTAATGCAAGGAAGAAGGACCCCTGAAATCACAAGAAATGGCAACAACCAGCGAAACTGCACGACAAACTCCAACCCACACAcgaaagaaaatagaaaaataataactttTCAATCCGGGAGGTGCAGTTTTGACGTTTGCTGAATGACGTTTAGCAGGAGGGGGCTGACGCACATCCAAGCAACTCGCGGACACGATAGCTGACAGTtggaattattattttcaaaccaTTTTCTTTCCCCCACTGTATTCAGCAGTTCAGTTGAGCGTAAATACCGGCAACGGATCAGCTTCACAGCTTCGCCATCAGGCCATCGTTTTTATTGTGCAGTGTGCGGAATTTGTGACTATCGTTCAAGTGTGTGGTGATGTATTCGACGTAATGCCGGGAAGAAATCACGTCCAGCAGCATGAACTTGGCGGACAGCAGGCGTTTCCGGTCCGAGGGCGTAATGCACCAGGCCCGGTAAGCTGCGGAGATGATTTTATCCATCGTCTGGTAGACCAGCCGGCGGGAGACGACGGTCCTGTCGGCATCCTCCAACACCGCTCCCATGCGGATCCACTGCCACAGCTGGGAGCGTGATATTTCCGCCGTTGCCGAATCTTCGACGGCACCGTTCAAAAAGAACACCCCACTCCCGGTCAGCCAATGGTAGATGAAGAGCAGCGCTACCGTAATGTTGTTGCTGTCATGGCGGAAATCGGAAAGGTAAGTGGATGAACAAAACAGGTTACTGTTCTACTTACTTGAGTCCATCGATGGTTACGCCGCCCTTCGGTATCTGGAGCAAACTATCGGCAGTAATTTGGGAGATGTTGGGCAGGACAGTGAGCTGATTGtcgctgtgtgtttttctatCCCACAGCTCGTTAATGGCATCGATCATTCGCAGATCGTAAATCATGAATCCATCCACACCGGCATCTATTTCTACCGATTTAGCCATTTTAACGCTTTCTATGACCTCCTGGTCGCTTCTGCAAAACAGACATCAAATGTTATGTTATCAACTAATGATGGAAAAAATGAAGTGCTCGTcgtaatcgattccggctagctccgaaatGTTCTGGTATCGATTTCGGCTAGTAGGTatggaatcagtttccggaatcgattccggaatcggcaccGGAATTAATTTCggatcggctccggaattggttgcGGAATCGAATCCGGAATTGAATTCGGAATCAGCCTCGGAATTGGTtttggaatcgactccggaattgattgcggaatcggctccggaatcggaattggctctggaatcggaattgactctggaatcggaattgggtatggaatcggaattggcgcTGGAATAGgcatcggctccggaatagtAATCAGCTtaggaatcggaattggccccgaaatcagaatcggtttcgagatcggagtcggtttctccataagaataggcgtttTGGTCCAATgatactacgtattgatagcagcaaaaaatccaaatttacttgtaatcgatccattctcatggagattcccggactgatttcgcttttgaaacttcttatttcaattaaagaactgattctcatctcggagctaattccaattttggagtcaattctgattccgttaccggaaAAAATGTGATTCccatatcgattccgattccggatccaATTGTgcttccggagccgattccagcatcggaagtggctccggaattgattccgtaCATCgagtaggtccgattccgagctcccacctcTATTATCGATTACTTTACTCTCGATCTCGTTCTAGTTTTACTCACAAAGCAGCCTTTTCCTTTCCGGTGGGCAAAATTTTCGCAGCCATACCACCGGTTGCCAATGCGCcccttttgtggcaaacgttGATCAGCAGCCGCATATAGTTACGCAAGAACGGTTGACCCATGTTGACGTACTTGTTACGATCGGGAAGCAGAAATTCCCGCTTCCAGCCAAATTTGGCAATGATGCTAGCACAGTAATCCCATATGCCACAGTTCAGCCCGATCGCATGCTCTTTGATGGAGTACAGGATGTCCTCCATGCAGAACGCTGCCAGGATGTTTTCGATCAACACGCACGCTTTAATGGTACCGCCGGGCAACCCTAACTGATCCTCGGTCCAGGTGAAGATCTTGTT comes from the Anopheles coluzzii chromosome 2, AcolN3, whole genome shotgun sequence genome and includes:
- the LOC120948979 gene encoding malate synthase-like, whose product is MKGQEILIESAPHRLEAAYKEIFTEGALQFLGQLVSQFDREVEQLLQNRVKRRLLIQEGKWTPEFQNRSESLEWKINDLPDRLRNRKLDLGDVSPANTIHFTDCLYAEVQGIQVDFDDGHCPTWRNTVLGLFNVTRAVHGSLQGAPLDVQAYPLLMLRPRAFNMIEHHCIVNGKEVIGPLFDYALLMYHNARTMANLGIGLYFYLSKIEDPSETQLWNKIFTWTEDQLGLPGGTIKACVLIENILAAFCMEDILYSIKEHAIGLNCGIWDYCASIIAKFGWKREFLLPDRNKYVNMGQPFLRNYMRLLINVCHKRGALATGGMAAKILPTGKEKAALSDQEVIESVKMAKSVEIDAGVDGFMIYDLRMIDAINELWDRKTHSDNQLTVLPNISQITADSLLQIPKGGVTIDGLNNNITVALLFIYHWLTGSGVFFLNGAVEDSATAEISRSQLWQWIRMGAVLEDADRTVVSRRLVYQTMDKIISAAYRAWCITPSDRKRLLSAKFMLLDVISSRHYVEYITTHLNDSHKFRTLHNKNDGLMAKL